A genomic window from Fibrobacterota bacterium includes:
- a CDS encoding SDR family oxidoreductase, translating to MSKLAGKVAFVTGSSRGVGRLVAEALAKQGANVVIHGRTTKACESTLDLVRKAGSQGIIVSGELSDPGQVERIATEALEAFGKIDILYNNAAIQTVWRPEGIVKQELSDWTSVFQVNVFALVRLTARIVPQMVERGWGRVVHVTSGIDKTWQLAAYGASKWAVDKFTDDNAAELKGTGVIVSRIDPGWLRTDLGGPNADNAPESVLPGAMVPVMLPDDAPGGQFFRAQELRDAVI from the coding sequence ATGTCCAAGCTCGCAGGTAAAGTCGCATTCGTCACTGGCTCCAGCCGTGGAGTCGGAAGGCTCGTCGCCGAGGCTCTCGCCAAGCAAGGCGCCAACGTGGTGATCCACGGCCGCACCACCAAGGCCTGCGAGTCCACCCTGGATCTGGTCCGCAAAGCCGGGTCGCAGGGCATCATCGTCTCCGGTGAGCTTTCCGATCCCGGCCAGGTCGAGCGGATCGCCACCGAGGCGCTGGAAGCGTTCGGCAAGATCGACATCCTCTACAACAACGCCGCGATCCAGACCGTTTGGCGCCCCGAGGGGATCGTCAAACAGGAATTGTCCGACTGGACCTCCGTGTTCCAGGTCAATGTGTTCGCCCTGGTGCGCCTCACGGCCCGCATCGTGCCCCAGATGGTGGAACGGGGCTGGGGACGCGTGGTCCATGTCACCTCCGGCATCGACAAAACCTGGCAACTGGCCGCCTACGGTGCCTCCAAGTGGGCCGTGGACAAGTTCACCGACGACAACGCCGCCGAGCTCAAAGGCACGGGCGTGATCGTCTCCCGCATCGATCCGGGCTGGTTGCGCACCGACCTGGGCGGTCCCAACGCCGACAATGCGCCGGAATCTGTCCTTCCCGGTGCCATGGTTCCCGTGATGCTTCCCGACGACGCGCCCGGCGGCCAATTCTTCCGCGCCCAGGAACTGCGCGACGCGGTGATTTGA
- the coaD gene encoding pantetheine-phosphate adenylyltransferase, with amino-acid sequence MPTAVYPGTFDPPTHGHLDLVERATRIFPKVLVVVAQNSRKTPIFTSQERVSLFSQALAERGIQGVEVHAWEGLTVDFCRAHGAKVMVRGLRQSGDFDSEQSIALLNHRLYPEVDTIFLPAREEHLVLSSTLVRELSRYQADTSPFVPPVVVQALRQRFQGDA; translated from the coding sequence ATGCCGACCGCCGTCTACCCGGGTACCTTCGATCCGCCCACCCACGGACACCTCGATCTGGTGGAACGTGCCACCCGGATTTTCCCCAAAGTCCTGGTGGTGGTCGCCCAGAACTCCCGGAAAACCCCCATTTTCACCTCGCAAGAGCGCGTATCGCTGTTCAGCCAAGCTCTGGCCGAGCGTGGAATCCAGGGCGTGGAGGTCCATGCCTGGGAGGGCCTGACGGTGGATTTTTGTCGGGCACACGGCGCCAAGGTGATGGTTCGCGGCCTGCGCCAGAGCGGGGACTTCGATTCGGAACAGTCCATCGCCTTGCTCAACCACAGATTGTATCCTGAGGTGGACACGATCTTCCTTCCGGCCCGGGAGGAACATCTGGTGTTGTCTTCCACCTTGGTGCGGGAGCTCTCCCGGTACCAGGCTGATACCTCACCGTTTGTGCCTCCGGTGGTGGTCCAGGCTCTTCGTCAACGTTTTCAGGGAGATGCATAG
- a CDS encoding flippase-like domain-containing protein — translation MKSVRQTLKNTVLWLAKIAIGLGLCWLLWDRGLLRPGRLAARFQAHSHLALAAVLLHGAVFWVMGQRWRIVARTAGLHLGRFEAFRLTLISLGISTCLPGNGAGDLAKGWVVTDRDHPFSKVLGTMAIDRWSGISGMFLSWTLWSAISVVRGGPLSQIGRWTLLAGGLCSTACILAGFWSHQAERWLPHSEHRWLARPLAFLRATLATVARSATDRKVLVKILAISLVAQVMIVGVGLLCVGVLDVAVGPDALGVLLPTTMIGNSLPLSPGGVGVGESVGAFGFSQLGLPGWTGSETILVLRFASAAWAIPGLLFWMAWKKRGPKRDSA, via the coding sequence TTGAAATCCGTGCGCCAGACCCTCAAGAACACGGTCCTGTGGTTGGCCAAGATCGCCATTGGTTTGGGGCTCTGCTGGCTTTTGTGGGACCGGGGCCTCTTGCGCCCGGGCCGCTTGGCCGCACGATTCCAGGCGCACTCGCACCTTGCCCTGGCCGCCGTCTTGTTGCACGGGGCCGTCTTTTGGGTGATGGGCCAGAGGTGGCGGATCGTGGCCCGGACCGCGGGTTTGCACTTGGGCCGCTTCGAAGCCTTCCGGCTCACCTTGATTTCGCTGGGAATCTCCACGTGTCTTCCCGGAAATGGCGCAGGCGACCTCGCCAAGGGCTGGGTGGTCACCGATCGCGACCATCCCTTTTCCAAGGTGCTGGGCACCATGGCCATCGATCGGTGGTCGGGCATTTCCGGCATGTTCTTGTCCTGGACCCTATGGAGCGCGATCTCGGTGGTGCGCGGCGGGCCCTTGTCGCAGATCGGCAGATGGACGCTTCTGGCCGGCGGCCTGTGTTCCACAGCCTGCATCCTAGCCGGCTTTTGGAGCCATCAGGCGGAGCGTTGGCTGCCCCACAGCGAACATCGCTGGCTGGCACGCCCCTTGGCCTTCCTGAGGGCAACGCTGGCCACCGTGGCCAGATCCGCCACGGATCGGAAAGTCCTGGTGAAGATCCTGGCCATTTCGCTGGTGGCCCAAGTCATGATCGTCGGGGTTGGATTGCTGTGCGTGGGCGTGCTGGACGTGGCCGTGGGACCGGATGCCTTGGGCGTGCTGCTTCCCACCACCATGATCGGAAACAGCCTCCCCCTCTCGCCCGGCGGCGTGGGAGTAGGAGAATCCGTCGGCGCCTTCGGCTTCTCGCAGCTGGGCTTGCCCGGCTGGACCGGCTCGGAAACGATCCTGGTCCTGCGGTTCGCCTCCGCCGCCTGGGCCATCCCCGGACTGCTGTTCTGGATGGCCTGGAAGAAGCGCGGCCCCAAGAGGGATTCCGCCTAA
- a CDS encoding DEAD/DEAH box helicase, which produces MRFTDLHLSAPLLRSLEQEGYERPTPIQSRAIPPVLEGRDVLGIAQTGTGKTAAFALPILHRLESNPVPNGSRRIPRVLVVAPTRELAAQIGDSFRTYGRNLHFRTSVVFGGVGQRPQEDELRRGVDILVACPGRLLDLMGQRVVDLSGVEVLVLDEADRMMDMGFLPDIKRIIKQVPGKRQTLFFSATMPEEIRDLAAGILHDPITVAVAPAATAAETVDQSMASVEKDGKPDLLESLLSDLDGRALIFTRTKHGADRVCKRLDKAGIRAMAIHGDKSQGARTKALEGFRDGSMPVLVASDIAARGLDIDEIRLVVNYDIPADPDTYVHRIGRTGRAGASGKAITFVTSDDSEALRDIEKRIGRSIPWLAGHEGSVRRSGESKPKPQQQQRRDGRSSQGSSEGRRSPAPSQRGGGNGRSAERGSERGGSGRTSDRGSSQSSERGSSQEGNASGNRRRRNRGGRDRDQGGSSSSGSSRSGSPAKSGSAPRGGAPAKGGKSGESGKSGLIGRIWGRITGGSK; this is translated from the coding sequence ATGCGTTTTACCGATCTCCATCTCAGTGCCCCCCTCCTCCGTTCGTTGGAGCAGGAAGGTTACGAGCGCCCGACTCCCATCCAGTCGCGCGCCATCCCTCCCGTCCTGGAAGGCCGCGACGTCCTGGGCATCGCCCAGACCGGCACCGGCAAGACCGCCGCCTTCGCCCTGCCCATCCTGCACCGCCTGGAAAGCAACCCCGTCCCCAACGGCTCGCGGCGCATCCCGCGCGTGCTGGTGGTGGCTCCCACCCGCGAACTGGCCGCGCAAATCGGTGACAGTTTCCGTACCTACGGACGGAATCTGCACTTTCGCACCTCGGTCGTCTTTGGCGGCGTGGGTCAGCGCCCGCAGGAAGACGAACTGCGCCGCGGCGTGGACATCCTGGTGGCCTGCCCGGGCCGTCTGCTGGACCTGATGGGCCAGCGCGTGGTGGATCTTTCCGGCGTGGAAGTGCTGGTGCTGGACGAAGCCGATCGCATGATGGACATGGGCTTTCTGCCCGACATCAAGCGCATCATCAAGCAAGTGCCCGGCAAGCGCCAGACCCTGTTCTTCTCGGCCACCATGCCCGAAGAAATCCGCGACCTGGCCGCCGGCATCCTGCATGATCCCATCACCGTCGCCGTGGCCCCCGCCGCCACCGCCGCCGAAACGGTGGACCAATCCATGGCCAGCGTGGAAAAGGACGGGAAGCCCGATCTGCTGGAATCGCTTCTGTCCGATCTGGACGGCCGCGCCTTGATCTTCACGCGCACCAAGCACGGTGCCGACCGCGTCTGCAAGCGGCTGGACAAGGCGGGCATCCGCGCCATGGCCATCCACGGCGACAAGAGCCAAGGCGCGCGCACCAAGGCGCTGGAAGGTTTCCGCGACGGCTCCATGCCGGTGCTGGTGGCTTCCGACATCGCCGCGCGCGGACTTGATATTGACGAAATCCGTCTGGTGGTGAACTACGACATCCCCGCCGACCCCGACACCTACGTGCACCGCATCGGACGCACGGGACGTGCGGGAGCATCCGGCAAGGCCATCACGTTCGTGACCTCCGACGACTCCGAGGCCCTGCGCGACATCGAAAAGCGCATCGGTCGCTCCATCCCGTGGCTGGCCGGCCACGAGGGTTCCGTGCGTCGTTCGGGCGAGTCCAAGCCAAAGCCCCAGCAACAGCAGCGCCGCGACGGCCGTTCGAGCCAAGGCTCCTCGGAAGGCAGACGCTCCCCCGCCCCATCGCAACGCGGCGGAGGCAACGGACGCTCCGCAGAGCGTGGTTCGGAGCGCGGCGGATCGGGACGCACCTCCGATCGCGGGTCCAGCCAGTCTTCGGAACGCGGCTCTTCGCAAGAGGGCAATGCCTCGGGCAATCGCCGCCGTCGCAACCGGGGCGGTCGCGATCGGGATCAAGGGGGTTCTTCGAGTTCCGGGTCTAGCCGTTCTGGAAGCCCTGCCAAGAGCGGCTCGGCCCCCAGAGGTGGTGCCCCTGCCAAGGGCGGCAAGAGCGGAGAATCCGGCAAGTCCGGTCTGATCGGACGCATCTGGGGCCGCATCACCGGAGGCAGCAAATGA
- a CDS encoding phosphoenolpyruvate carboxylase: METQPTPDIVPQATRSRTERTRGKFAEDFSWLLGSFHTVLQELGESDLAAQLPWIGKCEPNDSPAPERLAQAYSICFQLLNMAEENGAAQMRRAEEEDHGLSRENGLWGHCLSELVRTQAGADRIAERVAEISVEPVLTAHPTEAKRATVLEQHRELYLLLVKLENRMWTPSERARIHEEVQDVLERLWRTGEILVQKPDVRAELLNILHYLRHVFPEALIQLDDRLRSAWADAGLDPKLLTEPSKFPLLRIGSWVGGDRDGHPLVGADTTRMALGELRRSALEILRERMVRLGSRLSLSRRLQEPPQWFEKEVERMAALLPQDIAAPALSRNREEPWRQFVNLITARLPDAVQPPESPAWKYREASELALDLSVLDKSLRDAGAQRLADLEVFRLRRHVEVFGFHLAQLDVRQNSTFHDRAIEELLVASGAAKTDFGSWPEEERLEFLGRELSTLRPFSLPCNRSGDAALAVADSHRVVADHIDRHGMAGVGTFIVSMTRSLSDLLAVYLLQREAGLLVQTPEGIASLVPVTPLFETIDDLEAADTILDRFLDHPITRTTLSFLGPQREKRSAKPVQQVMIGYSDSNKDGGILASQWHLLSAQRRLTALGRTRGVRIRFFHGRGGTISRGAGPTHHFLEALPPASLASGLRMTEQGETIAQKYANLISAVYNLELLFAGAADRSLRSSRDDDPRQDAILESLSNWSRTAYQNLVEEDGFLSFFAQATPIDVIESSRIGSRPARRTGKRTLSDLRAIPWVFSWGQSRFHLTGWYGVGTALETLRKERPADWRHLAESLEGMPLLRYVVANVETTLATTDESVWSLYAGMVEDPALRERFLEKIRAEFRKSQEMIALLYRLPFAERRPRLARSLDLRSQALRRLHGLQVDLITKWRKIPAQTPEWEQALLQLLVTVNAIASGLRTTG, from the coding sequence ATGGAAACCCAACCAACTCCTGACATCGTCCCTCAGGCGACCCGAAGCCGCACGGAACGGACCCGTGGAAAGTTCGCGGAAGATTTTTCTTGGCTTTTGGGCAGCTTCCACACCGTCCTGCAGGAGCTCGGCGAATCCGACCTCGCGGCCCAGCTTCCCTGGATCGGAAAATGCGAGCCCAACGACTCCCCCGCTCCGGAACGCCTCGCCCAGGCCTACTCGATCTGCTTTCAGCTTCTGAACATGGCCGAAGAAAACGGGGCCGCGCAAATGCGCCGCGCCGAAGAGGAAGACCACGGATTGTCGCGCGAGAACGGCCTCTGGGGGCATTGTCTTTCCGAACTGGTGCGCACCCAGGCGGGAGCCGATCGCATCGCCGAGCGGGTGGCGGAAATCAGCGTGGAACCGGTGCTGACCGCCCATCCCACCGAGGCCAAGCGGGCCACCGTGCTGGAGCAGCACCGCGAGCTGTACTTGCTTTTGGTGAAGCTGGAAAACCGCATGTGGACCCCGTCGGAACGCGCCCGCATCCACGAGGAAGTCCAGGACGTGCTGGAGCGACTTTGGCGCACGGGTGAAATCCTGGTGCAGAAGCCGGATGTCCGAGCGGAGCTTCTGAACATCCTCCACTACCTGCGCCATGTGTTTCCGGAAGCATTGATCCAACTGGACGACCGGCTGCGATCCGCCTGGGCGGATGCGGGTCTCGACCCCAAGTTGCTCACCGAGCCCTCCAAATTTCCACTTCTGCGGATCGGGTCGTGGGTGGGCGGGGACCGCGACGGACACCCCTTGGTGGGCGCGGACACCACGCGCATGGCGCTGGGAGAGCTGCGCCGATCCGCCCTGGAAATCCTGCGCGAGCGCATGGTGAGGTTGGGATCGCGCCTTTCCCTTTCGCGGCGGCTCCAGGAACCACCCCAGTGGTTTGAAAAGGAAGTCGAGCGCATGGCCGCCCTCCTTCCCCAGGACATCGCCGCACCCGCCCTGTCGAGAAACCGCGAAGAGCCCTGGCGCCAGTTCGTCAACCTGATCACCGCGCGTTTGCCCGATGCGGTACAGCCTCCCGAATCGCCTGCCTGGAAATACCGCGAAGCCTCCGAATTGGCGCTGGACTTGTCGGTTCTCGACAAGTCCCTGCGCGACGCCGGCGCCCAGCGCCTGGCCGACCTGGAGGTGTTCCGGCTGCGGCGCCATGTGGAAGTGTTCGGGTTCCACCTGGCCCAACTGGATGTCAGACAAAATTCGACCTTCCACGACCGTGCCATAGAGGAGCTCCTGGTGGCTTCCGGAGCGGCCAAGACGGATTTCGGATCGTGGCCGGAGGAAGAACGGCTGGAATTCCTCGGACGGGAATTGTCCACCCTGCGCCCGTTCTCGCTTCCCTGCAACCGTTCGGGCGACGCGGCGCTGGCCGTGGCCGACAGCCACCGCGTGGTCGCCGACCACATCGATCGCCACGGCATGGCGGGAGTGGGCACGTTCATCGTCTCCATGACCCGCAGTCTGTCCGACCTTTTGGCCGTGTACCTGCTCCAACGCGAAGCAGGGCTCCTGGTGCAGACCCCGGAGGGAATCGCTTCGCTTGTGCCGGTCACACCGCTGTTCGAAACCATCGACGACCTCGAAGCGGCCGACACCATTTTGGATCGTTTCCTGGACCACCCCATCACCCGGACCACCTTGAGCTTTCTGGGACCACAGCGCGAAAAGCGTTCGGCCAAACCGGTGCAGCAGGTGATGATCGGGTACTCCGATTCCAACAAGGACGGCGGCATCCTGGCCAGCCAATGGCATCTGCTGTCCGCTCAACGCCGACTCACGGCCTTGGGGCGCACACGCGGCGTGCGCATCCGGTTTTTCCATGGCCGAGGCGGAACCATCTCGCGGGGCGCCGGACCCACCCACCACTTTCTGGAAGCCCTGCCGCCCGCCTCGCTGGCCTCGGGGCTGCGCATGACCGAACAAGGCGAGACCATCGCCCAGAAGTACGCGAACCTCATTTCCGCCGTGTACAACCTGGAGCTTCTCTTCGCGGGCGCGGCCGATCGCTCCTTGCGCTCCAGCCGCGACGACGACCCCCGCCAGGACGCCATCCTGGAGTCTCTTTCCAACTGGAGCCGCACGGCCTACCAGAATCTGGTGGAGGAAGACGGGTTTTTGTCGTTCTTCGCGCAAGCGACACCCATCGACGTGATCGAATCCAGCCGCATCGGTTCACGCCCCGCGCGTCGCACGGGCAAACGGACACTTTCCGACTTGCGGGCCATCCCCTGGGTGTTCTCGTGGGGACAGTCGCGGTTCCACCTGACCGGATGGTACGGCGTGGGCACCGCGCTGGAAACGTTGCGCAAGGAACGTCCCGCCGATTGGCGCCACCTCGCCGAAAGCCTGGAGGGAATGCCGCTTCTGCGCTACGTGGTGGCCAACGTGGAAACCACCCTGGCCACCACCGACGAATCGGTCTGGAGCCTTTACGCGGGTATGGTGGAAGATCCCGCCTTGCGCGAACGCTTCCTGGAGAAGATCCGCGCCGAATTCCGCAAATCGCAGGAGATGATCGCGCTGTTGTACCGGCTTCCGTTCGCCGAACGCCGCCCTCGCCTGGCACGCAGCCTGGATCTGCGCTCCCAGGCCCTGCGTCGTCTCCATGGGCTGCAGGTGGACCTGATCACCAAGTGGCGCAAGATCCCCGCCCAGACTCCCGAATGGGAACAAGCATTGCTGCAATTGCTGGTGACCGTCAACGCCATCGCCTCCGGCCTGCGTACCACCGGCTGA
- a CDS encoding type II/IV secretion system protein, whose translation MTSSLPSNTAAAESLPLALGIDFCLRHEMVPERVPAGIVLHFAGEADPEALEWASYLLGVPQTDLEVAPNSTHIERHLAVLRGRRAAEGESGLLAGLSEDDLSVGEGSTLDEIRRKSQAEPVVKLADHIFEEALRLSATDIHLEPDDSGVTVRLRRDGLLREFLVLPRWVQASLTSRVKILAELDIAEKRLPQDGRIQRLWQGESLDVRVSTLPTRTGEKVVLRLLRQDASVVDLVQVGMGPRVRTVFESLCDRPQGMVFVTGPTGSGKSSTLYAALRRILPRDINITTIEDPIEYRLKGANQVQILEKAGLTFAEALRSILRQDPDVILVGEIRDAETAGIAVQAAQTGHLVFSTLHTNDAAGAVTRLSDLGVPRFMVASAVLGVVAQRLVRKICPHCMVWSEPTAEERAAFPAETRLPVSVPRAVGCPACDGTGYKGRTGIFEILVVDDPLREAIVRGEPETAIRKLSGMQPLLLDGLEKVAEGRTTLEEVLRVGLR comes from the coding sequence ATGACATCATCGCTTCCCTCGAACACCGCGGCAGCAGAGTCCCTTCCGTTGGCATTGGGCATCGATTTCTGCTTGCGCCACGAAATGGTCCCGGAGCGCGTCCCGGCAGGGATCGTGCTCCATTTCGCGGGCGAGGCGGATCCGGAAGCCCTGGAGTGGGCATCCTATCTGCTGGGAGTGCCGCAAACCGACCTGGAAGTGGCCCCCAACAGCACCCACATCGAGCGACATCTTGCCGTGTTGCGCGGGCGCCGCGCGGCGGAGGGGGAATCCGGCCTTCTCGCCGGGCTTTCCGAGGACGACCTGTCCGTGGGGGAAGGCTCCACGCTGGACGAAATCCGTCGCAAGTCGCAAGCCGAGCCCGTGGTGAAGCTCGCCGACCACATCTTCGAGGAAGCCTTGCGGTTGTCGGCCACGGACATCCATCTGGAGCCGGATGATTCCGGAGTCACGGTGCGCTTGCGCCGCGACGGCCTCCTGCGCGAATTCCTCGTGTTGCCACGCTGGGTGCAGGCCAGCCTCACCAGCCGCGTCAAGATCCTGGCCGAGCTGGACATCGCCGAAAAACGTCTGCCTCAGGACGGCCGCATCCAGCGGTTGTGGCAGGGTGAATCGTTGGACGTACGTGTTTCCACCCTTCCCACGCGCACCGGCGAGAAGGTGGTGCTGCGCTTGCTGCGACAGGACGCCTCCGTGGTGGATCTGGTGCAGGTGGGAATGGGGCCGCGCGTGCGCACGGTGTTCGAGTCGCTGTGCGATCGGCCGCAGGGAATGGTTTTTGTGACCGGTCCCACCGGGTCCGGAAAGTCCTCCACGCTGTACGCCGCCTTGCGACGGATCTTGCCGCGCGACATCAACATCACCACCATCGAAGACCCCATCGAGTACCGGCTCAAAGGCGCCAACCAGGTGCAGATCCTGGAAAAGGCGGGACTGACCTTCGCCGAGGCGTTGAGGTCCATTCTGCGCCAGGATCCGGATGTGATCCTGGTGGGCGAAATCCGCGATGCGGAAACGGCGGGAATCGCCGTGCAGGCCGCGCAGACCGGGCACTTGGTGTTCTCCACCTTGCATACCAACGATGCGGCCGGCGCCGTCACGCGCCTTTCCGACCTGGGCGTGCCCCGGTTCATGGTCGCCTCCGCCGTGCTGGGCGTGGTGGCGCAGCGGTTGGTGCGCAAAATCTGTCCGCATTGCATGGTGTGGTCGGAGCCGACCGCGGAAGAACGCGCGGCGTTCCCCGCGGAGACCCGACTTCCGGTCTCCGTGCCGCGTGCGGTGGGATGCCCCGCTTGCGATGGCACGGGCTACAAGGGGCGCACGGGCATCTTCGAGATCCTGGTGGTGGACGATCCGCTCAGGGAAGCGATCGTGCGCGGCGAACCGGAGACGGCCATCCGCAAGCTTTCCGGGATGCAGCCTCTGCTGTTGGACGGCTTGGAGAAGGTCGCCGAGGGCAGGACCACCCTGGAAGAAGTCCTGCGCGTGGGCCTGCGCTAG
- a CDS encoding antibiotic biosynthesis monooxygenase, whose product MLIVHVNVHVKPGSENAFLNATVENARESLKEPGIARFDVVRGVEDPSFFVLVEAYRDDQAPAAHKETAHYKTWRDRVEPMMAVARSSVKFREVHPEAGAW is encoded by the coding sequence ATGTTGATCGTCCACGTGAACGTCCATGTCAAGCCCGGCTCGGAAAACGCCTTCCTGAACGCCACCGTCGAAAACGCCCGAGAGAGCCTCAAGGAGCCGGGCATCGCGCGGTTCGATGTCGTGCGCGGCGTGGAAGACCCGTCGTTTTTTGTCCTCGTGGAAGCCTACCGCGACGACCAGGCCCCGGCCGCCCACAAGGAAACCGCCCACTACAAGACCTGGCGCGACCGGGTGGAGCCGATGATGGCCGTCGCCCGCAGCTCGGTCAAGTTCCGCGAAGTCCACCCCGAGGCGGGCGCCTGGTGA
- a CDS encoding DUF192 domain-containing protein, producing the protein MILALFLSLVVSKSIARPAATAAIVQARTQNTTLELGGAKLALEVVDNDSLRTLGLSRRTSLDWDRGMLFVFPEEAPRSFWMIDCRFDLDIAYIDSSGTIVDIQTMVIEPGVPPQRLRQYPSSSPRVKYALEVNRGWFGSHGIKVGQRVPAIAKHTTRR; encoded by the coding sequence ATGATTTTGGCGCTCTTCCTTTCCCTGGTCGTTTCGAAGTCCATCGCTCGACCGGCCGCCACGGCCGCGATCGTTCAGGCCAGGACCCAGAACACGACCTTGGAGCTGGGAGGAGCGAAGCTGGCCTTGGAGGTCGTGGACAACGACTCCTTGCGCACGCTGGGACTCTCGCGCCGGACTTCGCTGGATTGGGACCGGGGCATGCTCTTCGTGTTTCCGGAAGAGGCCCCGCGGTCTTTTTGGATGATCGATTGCCGTTTCGATCTGGACATCGCCTACATCGATTCCTCCGGCACCATCGTCGACATCCAGACGATGGTGATCGAGCCCGGTGTGCCTCCCCAGCGACTTCGACAATATCCGTCCTCAAGCCCCCGGGTCAAGTACGCCCTGGAGGTCAACCGCGGATGGTTCGGTTCCCACGGGATCAAGGTGGGCCAGCGCGTTCCCGCGATCGCCAAGCACACCACCCGCAGGTAG
- a CDS encoding rhomboid family intramembrane serine protease — translation MPTPPVVKNLIIACVVVFVLQSFGEAFGLVPPGVIAQWGSLIPATVWGHGQAWRLVTYIFLHGSFMHLFFNMLTLWMFGGAVVSQIGQRRFAGLYFTSGILAGLLSALFYFAGLAGGSHVYIVGASGALLGVMFAFAKFFPDAPILVLGIFPVPAKYMVWGTGAISLLLGVTGESNVAHLTHLFGILGGWAYLRFSEPVVQVIERAATAHETNKARKAVEELQSREEFFDSRVDPILRKISRNGLESLTPLERDILQRASSMKRSDNTVDLRAWRRDRDG, via the coding sequence ATGCCGACCCCACCCGTCGTGAAGAACCTGATCATCGCTTGCGTGGTGGTGTTCGTTCTGCAAAGCTTCGGGGAAGCCTTCGGGCTGGTGCCTCCAGGTGTGATCGCGCAATGGGGCAGCCTGATCCCCGCCACTGTCTGGGGACACGGACAGGCCTGGCGCTTGGTCACCTACATTTTCCTGCATGGCAGCTTCATGCATCTGTTCTTCAACATGCTCACCCTGTGGATGTTCGGCGGGGCAGTCGTTTCGCAGATCGGTCAGCGCCGGTTCGCGGGGCTTTATTTCACCAGTGGGATTCTCGCCGGTCTGCTTTCCGCCTTGTTTTATTTCGCAGGGCTGGCCGGTGGCAGCCACGTCTACATCGTCGGAGCCTCCGGTGCGCTTTTGGGGGTGATGTTCGCCTTCGCCAAGTTCTTTCCCGATGCCCCCATCCTTGTGCTGGGCATCTTTCCCGTGCCGGCCAAATACATGGTTTGGGGAACCGGGGCCATTTCGCTCTTGCTGGGTGTGACGGGCGAGAGCAACGTGGCGCATCTCACCCATCTGTTCGGAATCCTGGGAGGATGGGCCTACCTGCGGTTTTCCGAGCCGGTGGTGCAGGTGATCGAGCGTGCGGCCACCGCCCATGAAACCAACAAGGCCCGCAAGGCGGTGGAAGAACTCCAGTCCCGCGAAGAATTCTTCGATTCCCGCGTGGATCCCATCCTGCGCAAGATCTCCCGCAACGGCTTGGAGAGTCTGACCCCGTTGGAGCGGGACATCCTCCAGCGCGCAAGCTCCATGAAGCGTTCGGACAACACGGTGGATCTCCGCGCCTGGAGACGAGACAGGGACGGATGA
- a CDS encoding VOC family protein, whose amino-acid sequence MFVRLAHVCLNVKSLERSVAYYTRIGFSPVFRFTREGKPFGAYLEIGSNQYIEMFEDPALEKPVNTGLVHFCLEATDLDAEMARLEALGISYTPKKLGCDHTYQIWLSDPDGNAFEVHQYTEKSLQRTGGVVEADW is encoded by the coding sequence ATGTTCGTTCGTCTCGCCCATGTCTGCCTGAACGTGAAGAGCCTGGAGCGGTCGGTCGCCTATTACACCAGAATCGGCTTTTCGCCCGTTTTCCGGTTCACCCGCGAAGGCAAACCCTTCGGGGCCTACCTGGAGATCGGGTCCAACCAGTACATCGAGATGTTCGAAGATCCCGCCTTGGAAAAGCCTGTGAACACGGGACTGGTCCACTTCTGCCTGGAGGCGACGGATCTGGATGCCGAGATGGCTCGCTTGGAGGCTTTGGGGATTTCCTACACACCCAAGAAGCTTGGATGCGACCACACCTACCAGATTTGGCTCTCCGATCCCGATGGCAACGCGTTCGAAGTGCACCAGTACACGGAAAAAAGCCTTCAGCGAACCGGTGGAGTCGTGGAAGCTGACTGGTAG